A segment of the Chitinophagaceae bacterium genome:
GATAATGCTCAGGCTATTGGAGCATCTTACAATGGCATAAAATCAGGCGCCTTAGGAGATGCTGCAGGATTTAGTTTTTACCCAGGAAAAAACTTAGGTGCACTTGGTGATGCAGGCGCAGTAACAACAAATGATAAGGAACTGGCAGATATTGTTCGTGCACTGGCCAATTATGGTTCGCATAAGAAATATGAAAATATTTACCAGGGGTTAAACAGCAGGCTCGATGAAATACAAGCTGCTTTTCTTGATATTAAACTGAAGTATTTAGAAAATGAGAATAAATACCGCAGGCAAATAGCAAACTACTATATTTCAAATATCAGTAACCCATCAATCATTCTGCCTACTTCACCTGAAAGTGAAGAAGAACATGTTTGGCATCTGTTTGTTGTAAGAGCAACCAACAGGGATCACCTTCATAAATATCTTGAGAGCAACCAGATACAGAGTTTAATTCATTATCCGATCCCGCCTCATAAACAGGCGGCCTATATTGAATTAAAACACCAAAGCTTACCTGTAACAGATGAAATTCATAACCATGTTTTGAGTTTACCCGTAAGCCCTGTGTTAACTCAAAAAGAAATTCTTGAGGTGGTAGAAGCAATTAATCAATACAACGAAAAAATTGTTTTATAAATTCTACCAGCTCTATTCGCTACCCAAAAGAAACAATGGAAAAATCGAACTCATATAAACAAATTGTGAAAGCCACCGGCATTTTTGGCGGGGTGCAGTTTGTAAATATAATACTGAGTATAATACGATCGAAGTTCGTAGCTGTATTACTGGGTACTGGTGGTGTTGGCCTGATGGGTTTATTTACTGCAACAACTAACATGATTGCCTCCATTTCAAATCTTGGGATTGGGTTCAGTGCAGTGAGAACTATATCAGAGTCATCAGCACTGAAGGATGAAACGTTGCTGAGCAGAACAATTATAACACTGAAAAGATGGGTAAATTTTACAGGAATGGCAGGTGCCTTTATAACTCTTGCGCTATCACAAAAACTAAGTGAGTGGACTTTTGGAAGTGAGAAATATACATGGGCGTTTATATGGTTATCTGTAACACTATTGCTGCAAGCCTTAACAAGTGGCCAATTAGCATTATTGCAAGGCTTACGAAAACTGAAGCAACTTGCCAAAGCTAATGTATTAGGCTCCTTTCTTGGCCTTTGCTTATCGCTCCCGCTCTATTACTTTTTTAAAATAGAAGGGATTGTTCCTGCAATTATAATTACTGCTTGTATTAACTTAATTCTCTCCTGGTATTTTAGCCGGGCTATTATAGTTGAGAAAACAGAAATTTCACTTAAGCAGTCTTTTAAGGATGGAATTGATATGGCCAAATTGGGCAGTGTTGTAATGATAACCGGCTTTGCATCGGCTGGTGTAATGTATTTAATCAGAATGTATGTAGGCAGAACCGGCGGCCTGGAACAGGTTGGCTTATACGCTGCCGCATGGGCCATCCTCAGTGGATATGTAGACATGGTGTTTACAGCGATGGGAACTGATTATTTCCCCCGCCTATCTGAAGTTAATTCCGATAACCAGAAAATAAAAAAACTGGTAAATGAACAGGCTGAAATGGCTGTTTTAATTTTAGGGCCTATCCTGTTATTAATGTTTTCTTCACTGCCGATTCTGGTTAAAATACTTCTTACTAATAGTTTCTTACCAGTGATTGGCCTCATTCAATGGGCTTTGATTGGGATTCTGTTTAAAGCGGGATCATGGTCAGTAGCTTTTATTTTACTGGCTAAAGGGGATCGGAAGCTGTATTTTATTTCAGAAATGATCTCAAATGTAATAACACTGGGCAGCAGTATATTACTCTATCACTTTTTTAAATTGAATGGCCTGGGAATTGCTTTTTTAGTAAGTTATGTTCTTTACCTGACGCTGGTATTTTTCATTGCCAAAATAAAATACAATTTTGCATTTGATAAAGCTTTTCTAAAGCTCTTTCTGATTCAGTTTATTCTTACATCTGCAGCTTTTGCTGTAGTATTAAATTATGCATATCCAATTGCATATATTCCATCTATATTCCTGTTAACAATCTCTTCTTTTTATTCCTACTCAGAACTGAAAAAAAGAATTGATATACCCGCTATTCTAACAAGTGTAAAATCGAAATTCAGCAAATGAATCAAAATGAACCTGTCATATCATTTATAATTATTAGCTATAATTCAGCTGAATTTATTCTTGAAACACTAAATTCAGCTAAGCATCAAACATATCAGAATATAGAATTAATTATTTCAGATGATAACTCATCAGATGAAACAATACCTATTTGTGAAAAATGGCTGTCAGAAAATAACAGCAGGTTTGTCAGAACAGAAATTGTAAAATCAATAAAAAATACAGGCACTTCTGCAAACCTCAACAGAGGAATGGCTGCATCTACCGGTAAATGGATAAAATTTCTTGCGGGCGATGATTACTTATACCCAAATTGTATTGAAACCTTTATAGCACAGGCAAATACCAACCCTGAAATAAAATTTATTTTCTCAAATACCACCACAAATGGCGAAGAAACTGAAAACAATAAATTGCTGCGCTTTTTTTCGCTGGCAAACAAAGAGCAGTACAGGGAACTGCTGAAAAACAGCATTCTTCCTGCACCAACCTGCTTTATAAACAGGGAAGTTTTAGAAAATCTGAATGGCTTTGATGAACGCTTTAAATTGCTGGAGGACTATCCTTTTTTCTTAAAAGCATCAAAATCGGGTGTCAGATTTTTTCATATCAATAAACCACTTGTATTTTACCGTGTGCATGAAACCAATATTTCATTACAACAAAAACTTAACCTGAATTATATTGATGATGTGAGGCGTTTCTTTAAAATTATTTATTTAAAGGAATTACTGAATAAAAGACTTTTTATTCATTTTTCGCATTACTCTCTTCAATACCTCTTGTTGAAATTAGCAACTTTAGGTATAATCAGGAGTCTAAACACTTATAATTCACTTCTAAACTGGTTGAGCTTTTTAAACTGGAAATTACGTTTTGAGAAATTACTGACTAGGCAATGACATGTTAACACTATGAAACAAAACGACATCATTCTATTTGGGCCATCGTTGCATACAGGGGGGGGGACTGAGCGGGTATTAGTAAACCTTGCAAATGTTCTATCTGAAAGGGGGTATTCTGTTACGATTCTTACAAATATCATTGGCAGCAACAATATCTATAACCTGAATAAGTCAATTCATGTTGCAAAGTATTGGTTCGGAAATCTGAGAAGTAAAAATCCTGCTAATATTCTGCTTAAAATAATAAACAAAATAGCAGGAGCTATTTTACTGCAGTCTTTTATAGGGAAGCAAAGAGTCAAAAAGAAGATTTAATAATTTCATTTTCTGCAGCAATTACAAACGACTGTTTTAAAACAAAGTTTAAAAAAATCTGATTTCCTTTGAGCATTATCCCTACTGGGCTTATGACAAATATCCGGAAGCACAAAGACAGATCAGGATCAACTATCCACGGCTTAAAAAGGTCATTGTTTTAACGGAACATGAGAAACGCACATACGAACAATTGGGATGTAATGTGATAAAGATTCCAAACACATATCCATTTTTCCCAGATATGCCTGCGGCATTAAGTTCAAAAAAAGTACTTAGTGTTGGACACTTTAATGATGCCAAGAGAAGAGATCTGCTTATTGAAGCCTGGGCTCATGTACACAAGATTCATACTGACTGGCAACTTCAGATTGTTGGGGACGGACCTGAGAAAGAAAGATGTATAAAAATGATCAATGATCTTGGGCTAAACCAGTCGATCAGTATTATTGACCCAACCGATCAAATTGAAGATTATTATTTAAACTCATCTGTTTTTGTTCTTTCGTCTGAGTTTGAATCATTTTCATTGGTGCTGCTGGAAGCTAAAATTGCCGGCCTGCCCTGTGTCAGCTTTGATATCGTTTGCGGCCCGAATGAACTGATTAATGAAGCAGAGGATGGGTTCCTGGTGCCTTTCCCAAACACAAAATACATGTCCGAAAAGATATGTACATTGATAGAAGATTTGGATTTACGAAAAAAAATGGGAGCCTCCGGAAGGGTTGATGCAATTAAAAGATATAATCCTGAAACAATTTATCAGGATTGGGACAATTTTTTAACCACTAACTAACTAGCTTTTTTGAATGAATACTATGGCTGTTAAATATTCTTTTGCTGACTATCTGCCAATATTTCTGATCTTATGTTTCAGTGGCAACCCTATTTTTACATCCGCAGGTTATTCGAAGAATCTGCTGATCCTTTTTTCAGCTTTATTCATTTTATATTCTTTACTATATATAAATGCAAGAGAACTCACTAAAGCATTAAAACAGCTTTCCCTCGTAATATTCATCATTATTGTACTTTCCGTTTTTCAAAAATATTCATTAGGATCTGTGTCTTATCCTGGAGTTATCGCATTAGTGCTTAAAATTGCGCTGGGCATGTTTTTAATGCTGCTTTACTACTGCAAGGATATCAATCTGCTGGATATTTATATAAAAATGTTATCCTTCCTTGCAAAAGTCAGTATACCTTTTTTCATTTTAAACTATTTTGCATTTGTTGGGCTTGGAATGGAGTCACCCCATCAGAAGTCTCTACTTATTTATACATCGTTCGATCTGCCGAAAGAAACATTAAGAAATGCAGGGATGTTCTGGGAACCGGGTGCATTTGCAGGGTATCTGATTTTAGCTTTACTGTTTATTGTAATGCTGAATAAAGATTTCATCTTAGGCAACTACAAAAAACATGCTTTTTGGATCGTTATCGGCCTCTTTACAACAATGTCCACAACCGGCTTCCTGATATTGGCAATATTTATTTTCATCTATGTCTTTAAGAACTATAAATATGGCAGGATATTCGTATTGCCAATTATTTTTTTAATCAGTTTTTACGCCTATTACAATCTCGATTTTCTAAATGCAAAAATAGAAGAACAATATGACGAGGCTTCTGAAATGGAAGCCACTGATGTTTCGAATACAAGATTTGGTGCGCTTAATATGGATATGATTTATATCATGGATCAGCCATTTACCGGAAACGGGTTAGACAGTAAAACCAGGTATCGTTTTCATCCCTGGGTTGATTCGGATATCGGCCATGGAAATGGCATGTCAAACTTTATTGTTTGGTGGGGAATTCCTTTTCTGCTTTTCTGGCTGGTTTGTGTGTATCGTTTTGCTGCTAAAAATTCATATTCAATAATAAACAGCCTCCTTGTAACAATCATTATTGTTCTGGTACTGCAGGGAGAACAGTTTTTAAATTTTCCTATTTTCCTGATGTTTTTTACAGCGCCAGCGATTAAGATAGCACAGGAAAAGCATGAGGAAGAGGAGGAAGAGGAAGAATTTGATAATGAATATGAACTGTCAGTATAACAGGTTGTACTAACTAAATAAAATCAGACAGGCTAATACAACTAGCTTATAGAATATCATAATTAACAGCTTTAATTACTATGCGAATACTCTGGATTACACATGATCCCATCAGGACAACGATAGAACAGGGCCAGTCTTCAAGTGGTTTCTGGAAAGAGTCTTTGCTTAAACTCCTGAAAGCTGAAACAGGTAACCGCATTATTGTTGCCTTCCCGGGTAAAGAGAAAAAAATAATCGCTGCTGATACATACAATTTCAGGTATCCGGCAAAAAAAGTGTACCATAGCCTGTCATCTGAAACAGAAGCTGACTTGCAGTGGATCATTACTGAGTGCAGGCCTGATTTAATTCATATCCATGGAACTGAAATACCCTACGGGTTACTAACAAATAAAATAACGACCCCGGTAGTTATTTCTTTACAGGGATTTATTTCGGAATGGTATAATTCAGTTTTGGGTGATATAGCATTGCCTATGTGGAAAAAAGAAAAGACGCTGAAAGAGTATATACTGAGAAACGGGTTTGTTGATATGCATTGTCAATGGTTTCTGAACGCTGCATGTGAAAAAGAAACGGTAAGGGCCAATAAGTATTTTATAGGCCGAACTCAATTTGATAAAAATTTTGTATTAAAAAACAACAGTCAAGCTGTTTATTTTTCCGGGAATGAATTACTTCGTGATGAATTCTATACTGCTACCTGGAACCTGCAGAAAATTAAAAGATACAGCATTTACACAAGCTCTTTCACAAATCCTGTAAAGGGTTTTCATGTTTTATTGCAAGCTATTAGTTTTCTGGTTAAAGAATTCCCTGAGCTGAAAGTAACTGTGCCCGGTAAACTGACTTCAAAAATGACCGGTAAAATTTCTGGAAATGCTTATTTCAGAATGATTCAGGAAATTATCGATACAAATCAATTACAAAATCATATTAACTTTTCCGGAAAACTGGAAGGAAAAGAAATTGCGTCCATTTTACAGCAAACACATCTTTTTGCACTGCCCTCCTTTATGGAAAACAGTTCAAATGCATTAGGGGAAGCACAGATAATTGGGGTTCCAAGTGTAGTATCAAATTGCGGAGGAACACCGGATATAATTTCTGATGGCGAAAACGGATTAGTTTTCAGAAGAGGCGATGCATATGAATTAGCCATGCAGATACGGCAGATTTTCCTGAATGATCATCTTGCAGAAAAGTTGTCAACCGGCGCCAGGGAGAATGGATCGGCATTTCACAGCCGGAGTAAAATTTTGTCGCAATATTCATCAACATATCAAAATATCTTAACCCTTGAAAATTCTATTTAGCGATATCACCTACTCCTATCTTTTCCTGGCGGGAAACAGGTACATGCAGAGAAACTATTCAATAACCTGAAACAAATTGGGGTTGATGTTGAATATGAGAACTGGCACGACCCGAAACTGGAAGGAAATGTTATTCAATTTTTTGGCTTCAATG
Coding sequences within it:
- a CDS encoding DegT/DnrJ/EryC1/StrS family aminotransferase yields the protein MIKFLDIKKINEQYALELKSAASEVIDSGWFLLGEKVKLFEANLKKFIGVNHAIGVANGLDALRLILNAYMKMGVLKEGDEIIVPANTYIASILAITDNRLTPVLVEPDIDTYNLDISKIEKHITSRTKAIMTVHLYGRIAWSEQLTELAKKYNLKIIEDNAQAIGASYNGIKSGALGDAAGFSFYPGKNLGALGDAGAVTTNDKELADIVRALANYGSHKKYENIYQGLNSRLDEIQAAFLDIKLKYLENENKYRRQIANYYISNISNPSIILPTSPESEEEHVWHLFVVRATNRDHLHKYLESNQIQSLIHYPIPPHKQAAYIELKHQSLPVTDEIHNHVLSLPVSPVLTQKEILEVVEAINQYNEKIVL
- a CDS encoding O-antigen translocase: MEKSNSYKQIVKATGIFGGVQFVNIILSIIRSKFVAVLLGTGGVGLMGLFTATTNMIASISNLGIGFSAVRTISESSALKDETLLSRTIITLKRWVNFTGMAGAFITLALSQKLSEWTFGSEKYTWAFIWLSVTLLLQALTSGQLALLQGLRKLKQLAKANVLGSFLGLCLSLPLYYFFKIEGIVPAIIITACINLILSWYFSRAIIVEKTEISLKQSFKDGIDMAKLGSVVMITGFASAGVMYLIRMYVGRTGGLEQVGLYAAAWAILSGYVDMVFTAMGTDYFPRLSEVNSDNQKIKKLVNEQAEMAVLILGPILLLMFSSLPILVKILLTNSFLPVIGLIQWALIGILFKAGSWSVAFILLAKGDRKLYFISEMISNVITLGSSILLYHFFKLNGLGIAFLVSYVLYLTLVFFIAKIKYNFAFDKAFLKLFLIQFILTSAAFAVVLNYAYPIAYIPSIFLLTISSFYSYSELKKRIDIPAILTSVKSKFSK
- a CDS encoding glycosyltransferase — encoded protein: MNQNEPVISFIIISYNSAEFILETLNSAKHQTYQNIELIISDDNSSDETIPICEKWLSENNSRFVRTEIVKSIKNTGTSANLNRGMAASTGKWIKFLAGDDYLYPNCIETFIAQANTNPEIKFIFSNTTTNGEETENNKLLRFFSLANKEQYRELLKNSILPAPTCFINREVLENLNGFDERFKLLEDYPFFLKASKSGVRFFHINKPLVFYRVHETNISLQQKLNLNYIDDVRRFFKIIYLKELLNKRLFIHFSHYSLQYLLLKLATLGIIRSLNTYNSLLNWLSFLNWKLRFEKLLTRQ
- a CDS encoding glycosyltransferase; this encodes MIKIPNTYPFFPDMPAALSSKKVLSVGHFNDAKRRDLLIEAWAHVHKIHTDWQLQIVGDGPEKERCIKMINDLGLNQSISIIDPTDQIEDYYLNSSVFVLSSEFESFSLVLLEAKIAGLPCVSFDIVCGPNELINEAEDGFLVPFPNTKYMSEKICTLIEDLDLRKKMGASGRVDAIKRYNPETIYQDWDNFLTTN
- a CDS encoding glycosyltransferase; the protein is MRILWITHDPIRTTIEQGQSSSGFWKESLLKLLKAETGNRIIVAFPGKEKKIIAADTYNFRYPAKKVYHSLSSETEADLQWIITECRPDLIHIHGTEIPYGLLTNKITTPVVISLQGFISEWYNSVLGDIALPMWKKEKTLKEYILRNGFVDMHCQWFLNAACEKETVRANKYFIGRTQFDKNFVLKNNSQAVYFSGNELLRDEFYTATWNLQKIKRYSIYTSSFTNPVKGFHVLLQAISFLVKEFPELKVTVPGKLTSKMTGKISGNAYFRMIQEIIDTNQLQNHINFSGKLEGKEIASILQQTHLFALPSFMENSSNALGEAQIIGVPSVVSNCGGTPDIISDGENGLVFRRGDAYELAMQIRQIFLNDHLAEKLSTGARENGSAFHSRSKILSQYSSTYQNILTLENSI